The proteins below come from a single Danio aesculapii chromosome 25, fDanAes4.1, whole genome shotgun sequence genomic window:
- the lrrc61 gene encoding leucine-rich repeat-containing protein 61 translates to MDSKRDKDETECSKITTMLLKSHTGEFDLESILFLKLKNLGIYDLGCIGECINLERLDLSGNNVTNLGPLSPLRRLLSLNLSANRISNLEPLATCESLQSLNVAGNAISSVDNLHALKSLRKLENIRLKDNTYNFTNPVCKNPSYRPLILEIFPNMKVLDGERVVGRGSDLYQLCKDIDDSIKGIFLVLNLTFHYC, encoded by the exons ATGGACTCTAAGAGGGACAAGGATG AAACTGAATGTTCAAAAATCACCACCATGCTTTTGAAGTCCCACACAGGGGAGTTTGATTTGGAGTCCATCTTGTTTCTTAAATTGAAGAATTTAG gaattTATGACCTTGGGTGTATAGGAGAGTGTATAAACCTGGAGAGGCTGGACCTCTCAGGCAACAACGTCACAAATTTGGGACCTCTTTCACCTCTACGAAGACTTCTCAGTCTTAACTTGTCAGCTAATAGAATCTCCAATTTAG AACCACTTGCCACTTGTGAAAGTTtacagagtttaaatgttgcaggCAATGCAATATCTAG TGTTGATAATCTTCATGCTCTGAAGTCATTAAGGAAACTGGAGAACATCAGACTTAAGGACAACACTTATAATTTCACAAATCCAG TCTGCAAGAATCCATCATATCGACCTCTTATTCTTGAAATTTTCCCAAACATGAAAGTGCTGGAtg GTGAACGGGTCGTAGGACGTGGAAGTGACTTATATCAACTATGCAAAGACATTGATGATTCTATTAAAGGTATTTTCTTAGTTTTAAACCTTACTTTTCACTATTGTTAA